The sequence AGGAACTGGGGAGGACATGCGGAAAGGGAAAACATGACAGTATCTGTCTGTGTTTTGGGACTGGGGAAAAAAATGTGGAGCATAACAAGGTTAAACCAGAGGGAAAGCCACACTAAAGTTATGTAGTACAACACACAATATCATACCAGTCCAAGTTTTGAACCAGATGGATGGGAACATCACGATCCTGATATATCTGTTGTTCACTCATTCTAAACAGCACTCTGAATCCCCAAGAGTTTCCCCAGAATGACTCACCTGGGAATTAAAGCTTTGGCTTCCTCAGCTGTCTCAGGACACAAATTAGCCAAACATGCCAATTCAAATTTATGAAGCTTCTTCTGGAGTAATAAGCTGCAGGGGGAAAAACAAATTATAATGGAAAAATAGAAATTTCCAATAAAATAATCATAAAGTTTAATGAAAGGCTAAGAATTTAGAAGGgtttaaaaatgtgtttcatttatttgttaGGCCTTAGCAGGAATATTTTACCAAAATCAATTTTTCAGGAAAGGAAGAGCCTCCATTAGAGACACTCAAAATAACCAAAGTTAAACTGGAAATGATTTTATGCAGGGAATTAAAGGGGTACAACATGCAAACAAAAACACATACACAACAAAAACATATACACAAGGTTGACTAAGAGAATAAGGATGTAAAGGGGAGAGAGTATTTTGGTGAAGGTGATATTTACAAATCTATGAGAGGTCCACAGATTCAGCAGCAAAACAATCAGCATTTcatgggagaaggaagaaggagaacaaCACATTGTGTGTATATAAGGGTTCAAGAACACACGCACACATAGTCTGGGGCAGGAAACCTCTTGATATAGTGCAAAATGCTATGCCAAGCTATGCTGACATGTCTGCTTTAAAAACAATGATGTGATTGAATGTCTGGAGTTTAGACAATGATCCATGAGAATCAGGTTCCTAGGAGATAGACAATTGTTGCATTCCTCAGGATAAACTAATGGGTCTTTATGGCCCTTTAATTACTGGATGGGAAAGCTACCAAGTTTAGGAGAGGTGTTAAGTATTGCTAGATCAAGGAGAGCAGAAGTAAGACTGGGAAATTGCCGAACTGCTAGTTACTGGGAAACCTACTGTTCTGAATTATGCATTTCCCTGGAGTGGAAGGTCACTAGCGGTTCAGCCATTCCTTCTGACACGTTCTAAAGCTATATGTCCAGGCTattctggagactggcatccatgcCTGTGTCCTGTTGAGTCAGAAAGTGTATTCACACTTATGTGAATATGTGTGGTTGACATCTATTTTAGTGTCATATCTGGCCAGGCAGTGGAGTACACAGAATATTTAACACAATATGATAGGAGGGGTGTTCATGGTTTGCTACCTTTGAACTCCCCCTCAATGAAAGGAGGTGTCTGACTGCTATCTCCAATGTAGGAGTTCTTAATAGGCAAGCATATGATCATATATTAGGAATTATGTTTGATAGCACCTTATATAtactaagaaataagaaatgcTACTTTCCAATTGTTTGGAGGGGAATAGCATACTCATACTTACCACATATAAACAGCTGCCAGACTGATCTATTTAGTTCTGTTGTGCATTCTTTATATGAGTTTTCTTTAGAACTCTGAAACAGTTTACTTGCAAATGCATACAACAAAATTCCCTTTTTTCATTTTAGAGGTGGTAGGCATACTCTTCCATTTTGGCACACACATCTTCAAATAAAGTATTTTTCCACTGGTTATATTACTCACCTGCGGACACTAGCAATAGTCTCACGGTTTTTGAAACGGCTGAAGCGAGCAGTGTAATTCAATGTTTTCATGAAGACTTCTGAGAGTTCCTGTTCATCTTCTACACTCTCATTCTGCTGTTTCCGATGCTCAAGAAGCATATGTACTTCTGAATTCAAAAGGGTCTCAGCAGTCTCAAATTCTGTATTGAAAGAAAGAGAATGTTTGCAATGCATCAGTGGTTGAAGGATGTATACTCATTATCCTACAAGACTAgatttctggatggccctgggtttcctgaatgggagggagctAATTTTTTATTTAGACTGCTTCACTGTTTACcctttctgttttggttttttcaCAGCAGTTAACTTTTATTTACAAATTGACTTGTCTGGATATTTTGTAACAACCAATATCAATACAAACTGCtttgtgccttttttttttagaagcttCTGATGCTGTGTATTTCTTTTCCAGTTTTCAGTGATgtctctcccttctttcctttgTACATATTAAAGACCAATACATTTATTGTGGCATTTGTTTTCACTTCCTCATGCGTATGATATGTTCTCTTAAGCAAGCGCTTAGCTTCCTCCACCCCAAAAAAGTAGAGTCCTCTGCTAGCTTGAAACTATAAAACTATAATTTACAAATCACTTataccagagaatttggaagGGTCACAACATGATTAAAGCCATTTCCATGATTAAAGCCtctccaaaatggcagccatggtaGTCCGCTGTACATAAGAATCATGCGACCCCTGTAAAGATTAACAAGTTCTTACAGAGATTgaggtgggtagccttgttggtctgaagtagaacaaaatgagtccagtggctcctgtaagaccaacaaagttttattctatatgagctttcatgtgcatgcacacttcctcaggatctgaggaagtgtgcatgcaaatgaaagctcgcaccttgaataagactttgttggtcttacaggtgccactggactcacattttgttctgctacttaagaccaacaaggctacccacctcAATCTATTCCCAGGAAATCAAGTGGCGCCCGTTTGCATTCATATATTTCTCTTCCTCCGCGGACCTCAACGCTCAGCCCACGCACGATACGCAGGCTGCCTACCAGCCGGGCTTTGGCCCATGAGCCTGCCAGCCCCCTGACTCCGTCCGTGCTAACCACGCGCGAGCCCTCGGGGAGCACCGGACTAGCTGAACTCTCTCCGCCTGTTTCGGCTCCCGCTTTTCCGAGCATCCTCCCTGCTGCTTCCCGCAGCCCTTTCTCGGGGCGCGGCGGCGCTCACCTTTCGGAAAGACCAGCTGAGAAGCATCTTCCTCCGCGTCCACAGTGCGCGGATCCGTCCCGCCCGCCGCCATCGCCTCAACCCAGCCCCGGAAACTCGGGCGGAAGGGGAAGCGCAGCGGACGGCAGGGACGCCCTCTCGCGGAGGAGGCTGGCCCCAGACTCGCGAGAAGGACGCCGTTGCCGAAGCCGGCCGGTGTTAGGCCCGCCCGAGCGGGATCTCTGTGCCCCTCAAGGAAAGGGACGCCTCAGTCCCGCAGTGCCTTTCCCCAGTCTGCACCCATTCCCAGGGAATGCAGCTAAGCAAGAAGACGCACGCGGGTCTGTGGGCTCTTCGCTTGGAGCAGGCGCCGCCACTAAGCGCCCTGGGCATGTACCGGCCCATGGAACCACGCAGGTTTAGGCTGCCGAAGAAACATTAGCCCGAAAGCAGAACTTGCCGCTAGGCAGCttgatgtgtttattttatttttctttattattcgacttttataccgccactctcggctcgtggcggtttacattaaaaacataaagcatTAAAAATTTAGCCCCACACTAAAGTACAGATTGATACAATTTGGTGGCTGAAACCATTTATCCCCTATTCCGCCCCCCAAGTGCCTCAACTCCCCCGTTCCCAGTTGAAATGCCCAGAAAGCTGATCCCAGGCCatgttggccggggggggggggggggtatagattACAAGAAGAAACAAACTCCGAAGCCAACcgtggagacttcctgctgtaCGAGTTAAATTGGAACTGAGCCGCATTTTCCCTACGGCAGAATGGAAGTAGGCTTTGGCTTTCAGCCTTCTGTGTTCCCATTTTTTGGCTGCATACATTTGCAAGATTTGCCCAATGGTGTGTCTGCACTTAAGCATCTCGACGCCATATGCTATGGGGGCAATGCTATGGGGGTCTGTTCGATAAGGCTGATTCCCAGGAAAGCTGGCCGTCTACCAGCATTCATTGTAATCTGCTTCTGACACACAAACCGTTTCTGGGAGACACAGTACTTTTGTTCAGAGTGAAAAATCAAGATGCTATTTAATCAAAATTATTTCAGTCATCACCATTCTGGGGTGGGGGTAGAGGAGCCCACACCTGGTGCATTTTTCATCCTTCTGTGGACTGGCAAGACATGAGATTATCATCAGTTACCTGCCTAACAGCTGCACCACTAGCAGCAGCATCCTTGCTCTATCACAGATTTTAATTTCGCTTGAAGGGATCACTTCCTGCTGATAGGATTGTTATTTGCTGCCCAGAAGGGCTGTTGCTGGCTTTCTCTTTGCCTATATACTATGACATTAGCTAGGAAGTGTCATCCTGGGGATCCCAAGTGGTGTACAGGAACATATATGGGGGAGATGGTCCTTTAGTTAGGTAGGCCCTTGGGCATGAAGGTTGGAACCGGCACTTTGAATTGAACTGGgcaacaaactggcagccagtgaaGCTGTTTTAATAGACTAGATATGTTCCCATTAGCTAGCCAGACAATAATGCTCATAGTTTACTGTTTTATTAGATTACGTACCTGGGGTCATCATAACCAGTGGATCCAAATTATTTGtggtgtttatctcttcaaaggAAAGAAACCAGTCCTAGTTTCTCTATCCCAGCGCAGACTTTGATGTGATGTCAGCATAGTATTTCCTTCACTCCATCTTAAGGAGTCTACAAGTTGCAGATGTTGAGGGCACTGTGGGAAAACCTAAAacatctaaaacagtggtccctaacccctggtccggagaccggtaccggtcagtcgatcagtcagtaccgggctgcagctcttcctcatcctcctccccagctgctgcctcgggggctgccctgccaatttGCCACCGGCTAACCTTTGCCggtctccggcagctgccatggctggggctccccctcggcgtggcactgcgcagctgctgctggcagcacctcccagtgggctgcaggaagtcaggggcgctggcgggaaagcaagcggagcag is a genomic window of Paroedura picta isolate Pp20150507F chromosome 8, Ppicta_v3.0, whole genome shotgun sequence containing:
- the POLR2D gene encoding DNA-directed RNA polymerase II subunit RPB4 translates to MAAGGTDPRTVDAEEDASQLVFPKEFETAETLLNSEVHMLLEHRKQQNESVEDEQELSEVFMKTLNYTARFSRFKNRETIASVRSLLLQKKLHKFELACLANLCPETAEEAKALIPSLEGRFEDEELQQILDDIQTKRSFQY